The following are encoded in a window of Paramormyrops kingsleyae isolate MSU_618 chromosome 12, PKINGS_0.4, whole genome shotgun sequence genomic DNA:
- the LOC111848707 gene encoding phospholipid-transporting ATPase ABCA1 isoform X1, protein MSISTQLGLLLWKNFTYRRRQTIQLLIEVIWPLFIFFILISVRIYYPPYQQHECHFPNKAMPSAGTLPWVQGIICNANNPCFRHPTPGESPGVVGNFNQSIISRLFSDAKKILLYSQHDKSLEGFKDLIQALKIMQSNTTGFKLKDFLRDNETLSSFLVHNASFSEYSVNEIVEADVNLEKVLIKGFGVHLKDMCNKTALQNFVTIKDKNVSQLAQDIICKSSRSWLSQAERLFLSNLDFLKPIRTDVKTDPHDVQQVSEATDYLLESLGALAVELASMKSWTDMRSEILYLTENANDSPTQMYQAVSRIVCGHPEGGGLKIKSLNWYEDSNYKALFGNHNDSEEEPVSVYDNSSSPYCNNLMKSMESSPISRMIWRALKPLLVGKILYTPDTPATQKIIKEVNRTFQDLGILRDLGGMWEEIRPKVWSFMENSKEMNLVRTLLQNNASARFFNAQLQGTQWKVGDVFSFLAKHSEDTRPPGTTYTWRDVFNETDQAVRAITRFMECVNLDKLEPVTNEERLVNKSMGLLDNRQFWAGIVFPDIESNSSDLPANVNYKIRMDIDNVERTNKIKDGYWDPGPRADPFEDLRYVWGGFSYLQDVIEHSIIRVVTGIKEKTGVYIQQMPYPCYVDDVFLRVMSRSMPLFMTLAWMYSVAIIIKGVVYEKEARLKETMRIMGLNNGILWFSWFISSLIPLLASSGLLVLALKMGNLLPYSDPGVIFLFLGSFGVVTIMQCFLISTIFSRANLAAACGGIIYFTLYLPYVLCVAWEDYVGFGSKVIASLLSPVAFGFGCEYFALFEEQGMGIQWDNLLSSPMEEDSYSLTTSITLMYIDSFLYGLLTWYIEAVFPGQYGIPRPWYFPFTKSYWFGENTDKLAAELQGKHGNGEAVCMEEEPAHLKPGVYIKKLVKVYSHGNKLAVDGLTLGFYEGQITSFLGHNGAGKTTTMSILTGLFPPTSGTAYIMGKDIRSELSAIRRDLGVCPQHNVLFSMLTVEEHIWFYARLKGLSEEEVKAEMEQIVSDLGLPHKRKSRTNQLSGGMQRKLSVALAFVGGSKVVILDEPTAGVDPYARRGIWDLLLKYRQGRTIILSTHHMDEADILGDRIAIISHGKLCCVGSSLFLKNQLGTGYYLTLVKRDHDLSLSSSYRNSSSTVSYIKKDDSVSESSSDAGLGSDQESETTTIGKLGLLTEHFSSRLHVGGKSTDVNFLIISSDVSIISNVIFKHVPAARMVEDLGHELIYVLPYESAKDGAFVELFHELDDRLFDLGISSYGVSDTTLEEIFLKVAEDSGVDTEIVSDGTVPVRRNRRHAFGDHQSCLRPFTEDDGFDCNDSEGDPESRETDWLSGTHGKGSHQVKGWSLKRQQFVALLWKRLLYARRSRKGFFAQIVLPAVFVCIALVFSLIVPPFGKYPSLAMQPWMYEEQFTFFSNDAPEDASTQSLLNALTEHPGFGTRCMEGDPIPGVPCENVDDVWITPDVPSSVQEIFLYGNWSMENPSPSCECSCGSRKKMLPDCPPGAGGLPPPQIKLSQTDTLQNLTGRNVSDYLVKTYAQIIGKSLKNKIGVNEFRYGGFSLGARSSQVLPPANDLKDAISRIRNTFSLRPGMAADRFLKSLSGFIQGLDTKDNVKVWFNNKGWHSIGAFLNVINNGILRANLPPGTDPSKFGITAFNHPLNLTKEQLSQVALMTTSVDVLVSICVIFAMSFVPASFVVFLIQERVSKAKHMQFISGVQPFLYWLANFVWDMCNYVVPATLVIIIFVCFQQKAYVSSTNLPALALLLLLYGWSITPLMYPASFFFKIPSTAYVVLTSINILIGINGSVSTFVLELFGGSKFGGVNEILKNVFLIFPHFCLGRGLIDMVKNQAMADALERFGESRFQSPLAWDMVGKNLFAMALEGVIFFFITVLIQYRFFIKARAWSPKLNSLGEEDEDVARERQRILSGGGQSDILELRQLTKVYKRKQKPAVDRLCVGIPRRECFGLLGVNGAGKTSTFKMLTGDSVVTSGEAFLAGKSVLTEIDEVHQNMGYCPQFDAINELLTGREHLEFYALLRGVPEKEVCEVAEWGIRKLGLVKYVDKKAGSYSGGNMRKLSTAIALIGGPPVVFLDEPTTGMDPKARRALWNCILSVIKEGRSVVLTSHSMEECEALCTRMAIMVNGRFRCLGSVQHLKNRFGDGYTIILRVAGPKPNLDLVMKFIEGEFPGSTLKEKHRNMLQYQLPSSLISLSRIFSILSKHKERLQIEDYSVSQTTLDQVFVNFAKDQSDEDHSKDISVSSKDAVVDISQCNSFLQSEKVKESFV, encoded by the exons GCCATTTCCCCAACAAGGCCATGCCCTCTGCGGGCACCCTGCCCTGGGTCCAGGGCATAATTTGCAATGCCAACAACCCCTGCTTCCGTCACCCCACCCCTGGAGAGTCCCCAGGAGTGGTTGGAAACTTCAACCAGTCTAT TATTTCGCGCCTGTTCTCCGATGCCAAGAAGATCCTGCTATACAGTCAGCATGATAAGAGCCTGGAGGGATTTAAAGACCTAATCCAAGCCCTGAAGATCATGCAGAGCAACACGACAG GCTTCAAGTTGAAGGACTTCCTCCGTGACAATGAGACGCTCTCCTCGTTCCTGGTCCACAATGCTtcattttctgaatattctgtCAATGAGATTGTGGAGGCTGATGTAAACTTGGAAAAG GTGCTGATTAAGGGCTTCGGTGTACACTTAAAGGACATGTGCAACAAGACTGCTCTCCAGAACTTCGTGACAATCAAGGACAAGAACGTGTCACAACTCGCCCAGGACATCATCTGCAAATCCTCGCGGTCCTGGCTCAGCCAGGCTGAGAGACTCTTCCTATCCAACCTAGACTTCCTAAAACCTATACGG ACGGATGTGAAGACGGACCCCCATGACGTTCAGCAGGTCTCAGAGGCCACGGATTATCTTCTGGAGAGCCTAGGTGCACTGGCAGTAGAG CTGGCCAGCATGAAGAGCTGGACGGACATGCGCAGCGAGATCCTGTACCTGACGGAAAACGCCAACGACTCGCCCACCCAGATGTACCAGGCGGTGTCGCGCATCGTCTGCGGGCACCCAGAGGGCGGGGGTCTAAAGATCAAGTCCCTCAACTGGTATGAGGACAGTAACTACAAAGCACTGTTTGGCAACCACAACGACAGCGAGGAGGAGCCAGTCTCCGTCTATGACAACTCCTCAT CTCCGTACTGTAATAACTTGATGAAGAGTATGGAATCCAGTCCCATTTCTCGCATGATCTGGAGAGCCTTGAAACCCCTGCTGGTGGGCAAGATCCTCTACACTCCTGACACTCCGGCCACTCAGAAGATAATCAAAGAA GTCAACAGGACTTTTCAGGATTTAGGGATCCTACGAGACCTGGGTGGTATGTGGGAGGAGATCAGGCCCAAGGTGTGGAGCTTCATGGAAAACAGCAAAGAGATGAACCTCGTCCGG ACCCTACTCCAGAACAACGCCAGCGCCCGCTTCTTCAACGCCCAGCTTCAGGGCACGCAGTGGAAAGTGGGAGATGTGTTCAGCTTTCTGGCCAAGCATTCTGAAGACACACGCCCTCCCGGGACAACCTATACCTGGAGGGACGTCTTTAATGAGACAGATCAGGCGGTGCGGGCCATTACACGCTTCATGGAG TGTGTCAACTTAGATAAGCTGGAGCCGGTCACCAATGAGGAGAGGCTGGTGAACAAGTCAATGGGACTTTTGGATAACAGACAGTTCTGGGCAGGCATCGTTTTCCCAGATATCGAGTCCAACAGCTCAGACCTTCCTGCCAATGTCAACTATAAAATTCGCATGGATATAGACAATGTGGAGCGAACCAACAAGATCAAAGACGG ATACTGGGATCCTGGTCCCAGGGCTGACCCATTTGAGGACCTGCGCTATGTGTGGGGTGGATTCTCCTACCTCCAGGACGTCATCGAGCATAGCATCATTCGCGTGGTCACCGGTATCAAAGAGAAAACAGGCGTCTACATCCAGCAAATGCCGTACCCCTGCTATGTGGATGACGT GTTCCTCCGTGTGATGAGCCGTTCCATGCCGCTCTTCATGACTCTGGCTTGGATGTACTCCGTGGCCATCATAATCAAGGGTGTGGTCTACGAAAAGGAGGCCCGACTCAAGGAAACCATGAGGATCATGGGACTGAATAATGGCATCCTGTGGTTCAGCTGGTTCATCAGTAGCCTGATTCCCCTCCTAGCCAGTTCTGGTCTTCTAGTTCTCGCTCTCAAG ATGGGAAACCTCCTGCCCTACAGCGACCCAGGGGTGATTTTCCTGTTCCTAGGCTCCTTTGGCGTGGTTACCATCATGCAGTGCTTCCTCATCAGCACTATCTTCTCTCGTGCCAACTTGGCAGCTGCCTGTGGAGGCATCATATACTTTACCCTTTATCTCCCTTACGTGCTTTGTGTGGCCTGGGAAGATTACGTGGGCTTTGGCTCCAAAGTTATAGCT AGTCTTCTGTCTCCTGTGGCATTCGGCTTCGGCTGCGAGTACTTTGCTCTGTTTGAAGAGCAGGGCATGGGTATCCAGTGGGACAACTTGCTCTCCAGCCCCATGGAGGAGGACAGCTACAGCCTCACAACCTCCATCACTCTCATGTACATTGACTCCTTCCTTTATGGACTCTTGACCTGGTACATTGAAGCCGTCTTTCCAG GCCAGTATGGGATACCCCGGCCGTGGTACTTCCCCTTCACTAAATCCTACTGGTTTGGAGAAAATACAGACAAACTGGCAGCTGAACTGCAGGGCAAACATGGAAATGGAGAAG CTGTCTGTATGGAGGAGGAACCAGCACACCTTAAACCGGGTGTATACATCAAGAAACTAGTGAAGGTGTATAGCCACGGGAACAAGCTGGCTGTGGATGGGCTGACCCTTGGCTTCTACGAGGGCCAGATCACTTCCTTCCTGGGCCACAACGGAGCCGGCAAGACCACCACAAT GTCAATCCTAACAGGGCTCTTCCCACCAACATCGGGGACGGCGTATATCATGGGCAAGGACATCCGCTCTGAGCTGAGTGCGATACGGCGGGACCTAGGCGTGTGCCCTCAACACAACGTTTTATTCAGCAT GCTGACCGTGGAGGAGCACATTTGGTTCTATGCTCGCTTGAAGGGCCTCTCTGAGGAAGAGGTGAAGGCTGAGATGGAGCAGATTGTGTCGGACCTTGGCCTGCCACACAAACGCAAGTCCAGAACTAACCAGCTGTCTG GAGGTATGCAGCGGAAGCTTTCAGTGGCACTGGCATTTGTTGGCGGATCCAAAGTCGTCATTCTGGATGAGCCTACTGCTGGTGTAGACCCTTACGCCCGAAGGGGCATCTGGGACCTGCTGCTGAAGTACAGGCAAG GCCGCACCATCATCCTCTCCACGCACCACATGGATGAGGCCGACATCCTCGGGGATCGCATTGCCATCATCTCCCATGGCAAGCTGTGTTGCGTGGGCTCCTCGCTCTTCTTGAAGAACCAGTTAGGCACGGGCTACTACCTGACCTTGGTCAAGAGAGACCACGATCTTTCCCTTAGTAGCTCTTACCGGAACTCAAGCAGCACTGTGTCCTACATCAAGaag GATGACAGTGTTTCCGAGAGCAGTTCTGATGCAGGCCTCGGCAGTGACCAGGAGAGTGAAACCACCACCATTGGTAAACTTGGTCTGCTAACAGAACATTTTTCATCTAGACTTCATGTGGGTGGTAAGAGCACTGACGTGAATTTCTTGATTATCTCTTCAGATGTATCCATCATCTCCAACGTGATCTTCAAACACGTCCCTGCTGCACGCATGGTGGAGGACCTGGGTCATGAGCTCATCTACGTGCTACCTTATGAGTCAGCCAAAGACGGAGCCTTTGTAGAGCTTTTCCATGAGCTTGATGACCGCCTCTTTGACCTTGGAATCTCCAGTTATGGTGTCTCTGACACCACCCTGGAAGAG ATCTTCCTGAAAGTGGCAGAAGATAGTGGAGTGGACACTGAAATTGTATCAG ACGGCACTGTCCCAGTGCGCAGAAACCGCAGACATGCCTTTGGTGACCACCAGAGCTGCCTCCGACCCTTCACTGAGGATGACGGCTTTGACTGCAATGATTCTGAGGGAGACCCAG AATCCCGGGAGACAGATTGGCTGAGTGGAACACATGGCAAGGGGTCGCATCAAGTCAAGGGCTGGAGTTTGAAGAGACAGCAGTTTGTGGCCTTGTTGTGGAAGCGATTGCTATATGCTCGGCGCTCCCGAAAAGGCTTTTTTGCCCAG ATCGTTCTACCCGCTGTATTTGTCTGCATCGCCCTGGTCTTCAGCCTCATCGTCCCTCCCTTTGGAAAGTACCCTAGTCTGGCCATGCAGCCATGGATGTATGAGGAACAGTTTACTTTCTTCAG CAACGATGCCCCCGAAGATGCCAGCACGCAGTCGTTATTAAATGCCTTGACAGAACATCCTGGGTTTGGAACTCGTTGTATGGAAGGAGACCCCATACC GGGCGTCCCATGTGAGAATGTCGATGACGTCTGGATCACTCCAGATGTCCCAAGCAGTGTGCAGGAGATCTTCCTTTATGGGAACTGGTCCATGGAGAACCCTTCCCCTTCGTGCGAGTGCAGCTGCGGCAGCCGGAAGAAGATGTTGCCTGACTGTCCTCCAGGAGCTGGAGGACTTCCACCCCCCCAG ATTAAACTGAGCCAAACTGATACCTTGCAAAATCTGACCGGGAGAAATGTGTCAGACTACCTGGTGAAAACTTACGCTCAGATCATTGGAAAAAG tttgaAGAACAAGATTGGAGTTAATGAATTCAg GTACGGTGGATTCTCCCTGGGTGCCAGAAGTTCCCAAGTTCTCCCTCCAGCTAATGACCTGAAAGATGCAATCTCCCGCATCAGGAACACCTTCAGCCTTCGACCG GGGATGGCAGCCGACCGCTTCCTGAAAAGCTTATCAGGTTTCATCCAGGGCCTGGATACAAAGGATAACGTCAAG GTTTGGTTCAACAACAAAGGCTGGCATAGTATTGGAGCCTTTCTCAACGTGATAAACAACGGCATCCTGCGGGCAAACCTCCCTCCGGGTACAGATCCCAGCAAATTTGGCATCACGGCCTTCAACCACCCCCTGAACCTCACCAAGGAGCAGCTCTCACAAGTGGCCCT GATGACCACCTCAGTGGATGTGCTGGTGTCCATCTGCGTGATCTTCGCCATGTCCTTTGTGCCGGCCAGCTTTGTGGTCTTCCTCATCCAGGAGCGTGTCAGCAAAGCCAAGCACATGCAGTTCATCAGTGGTGTGCAGCCCTTCCTGTACTGGCTGGCTAACTTCGTCTGGGATATG TGCAACTATGTGGTCCCAGCCACGCTGGTCATCATCATTTTCGTCTGCTTCCAACAAAAAGCCTATGTCTCCTCcaccaacctgcctgccctggCCCTCTTGCTGCTTCTCTACGG GTGGTCCATCACCCCCCTGATGTACCCTGCCTCATTCTTCTTCAAGATCCCCAGCACAGCCTATGTGGTGCTTACCAGCATCAACATCCTAATTGGCATCAACGGCAGTGTGTCTACATTTGTCTTGGAGCTCTTTGGTGGCAGT AAGTTCGGTGGGGTCAATGAAATCCTGAAGAACGTGTTCCTGATTTTCCCGCACTTCTGCCTGGGCCGAGGCCTGATTGACATGGTTAAAAATCAAGCGATGGCCGACGCCCTAGAGAGATTCG GGGAGAGCCGTTTCCAGTCTCCATTGGCGTGGGACATGGTAGGCAAGAACCTTTTTGCTATGGCCCTGGAGGGTGTGATCTTCTTCTTCATCACCGTGCTCATCCAGTACCGGTTCTTCATTAAAGCCAG GGCATGGAGCCCCAAACTGAATTCTTTAGGTGAGGAGGATGAAGATGTGGCCAGGGAGAGGCAGAGAATCCTGAGTGGAGGGGGCCAGTCTGACATCCTGGAGTTGCGTCAGCTCACAAAG GTATATAAGAGGAAGCAGAAGCCTGCTGTTGACCGTCTGTGTGTGGGCATCCCACGCAGAGAG TGTTTCGGGCTGCTTGGCGTAAACGGTGCAGGGAAGACAAGTACGTTCAAGATGTTGACCGGAGATTCGGTGGTGACTAGCGGAGAGGCCTTCCTGGCCGGAAAGAG CGTGCTGACCGAGATCGATGAGGTGCACCAGAACATGGGCTACTGCCCACAGTTCGACGCCATCAATGAGCTGCTGACAGGCCGGGAGCACCTGGAGTTCTATGCCCTCCTACGAGGGGTCCCTGAAAAAGAAGTGTGTGAG GTGGCTGAGTGGGGCATCCGTAAGCTGGGACTGGTGAAGTACGTAGACAAGAAAGCAGGAAGCTATAGTGGAGGGAACATGCGTAAGCTGTCCACCGCCATAGCTCTGATCGGGGGCCCTCCTGTGGTGTTCCTG GATGAGCCTACCACCGGCATGGACCCCAAAGCCCGTCGGGCTCTCTGGAACTGCATCCTCAGTGTTATCAAAGAGGGCCGTTCTGTCGTGCTAACCTCGCACAG CATGGAGGAGTGTGAGGCCCTTTGCACCAGGATGGCCATCATGGTGAACGGCAGGTTCCGCTGTCTGGGCAGCGTCCAGCACCTGAAGAACCG GTTTGGAGACGGATACACCATCATCCTGCGGGTGGCAGGACCCAAGCCAAATCTGGACTTGGTCATGAAGTTCATCGAGGGGGAGTTTCCGGGCAGCACGCTGAAGGAGAAGCACAGGAACATGCTGCAGTACCAGCTGCCGTCTTCCCTCATCTCCCTGTCCCGCATCTTCAGCATCTTGTCCAAGCACAAGGAGCGGCTCCAAATAGAGGACTACTCCGTGTCCCAAACCACACTAGACCAG GTGTTTGTCAATTTTGCCAAGGACCAAAGTGACGAGGACCACTCTAAGGACATTTCCGTGAGCAGCAAAGATGCTGTGGTGGACATTTCACAGTGCAACTCCTTCCTGCAAAGTGAGAAGGTGAAGGAGAGCTTTGTTTAA